Proteins co-encoded in one Granulicella cerasi genomic window:
- a CDS encoding lactonase family protein, with protein sequence MRTPLSRRHFLAASATLPFAMRALAINRETHWVLLGTDKGDGLYRAPWDAKTGKIGKLSLAIEGSRPTYIARHPHLPVVYTANEQDNGSLSAYLVDNTNARLTQMNKLPSEGSSPCYVSVHPSGKAIYAANYSSGSFVAYALNAEGSLDASGKVAFDCRTNGECGVPGPQKDRQEASHLHCATLSPSGHHLVVCDLGTDSLLVFTLDAKTALPHPKPHRVSNAPGSGPRHVAFHPNGRWLYVIHELDLTISCYDWNHGKPTMREDSVISTVAPGVDRKGMTACELWISPDGKFAYANNRGVDEIIVYAIDTTTAKLAEQQRFGSGGKIPRIFRFDPTHRWLVACNQSAPGTIAVFAHDPATGKVDPTPRILAANTPMDICWI encoded by the coding sequence ATGCGCACGCCCTTGTCCCGTCGCCATTTCCTTGCTGCAAGTGCTACGCTTCCCTTCGCGATGCGTGCGCTGGCCATAAACCGTGAGACTCATTGGGTGCTGCTCGGCACCGATAAGGGCGATGGCCTCTATCGCGCGCCGTGGGATGCGAAGACCGGCAAGATCGGCAAGCTCTCGCTCGCCATCGAAGGCTCCCGCCCGACGTACATCGCGCGCCACCCGCATCTGCCCGTGGTCTACACCGCCAACGAGCAGGACAACGGCTCGCTCTCCGCATATCTCGTCGACAACACCAACGCCCGCCTGACGCAGATGAACAAGCTGCCGTCGGAAGGCAGCAGCCCCTGCTACGTGAGCGTGCATCCGTCGGGCAAGGCGATCTATGCGGCGAACTACTCGAGTGGTTCCTTCGTAGCGTACGCGCTGAATGCCGAAGGCAGCCTCGACGCCAGCGGCAAGGTAGCCTTCGACTGCCGCACGAACGGAGAATGCGGCGTCCCCGGCCCGCAGAAGGACCGTCAGGAAGCCTCGCACCTGCACTGCGCCACCCTCTCGCCCAGCGGACATCATCTCGTCGTCTGCGACCTCGGCACGGACTCGCTGCTCGTCTTCACCCTTGATGCGAAGACGGCGCTTCCGCATCCGAAGCCGCATCGCGTGAGCAATGCTCCTGGCAGCGGCCCGCGCCACGTGGCGTTTCATCCGAACGGCCGCTGGCTCTACGTGATCCACGAGCTCGACCTCACGATCTCCTGCTACGACTGGAACCACGGCAAGCCGACGATGCGCGAAGACTCGGTGATCTCCACCGTCGCACCGGGCGTCGACCGCAAAGGCATGACCGCGTGCGAGCTATGGATCTCTCCCGACGGCAAGTTCGCCTATGCGAACAATCGCGGTGTGGACGAGATCATCGTCTACGCAATCGACACGACGACAGCGAAGCTCGCGGAACAACAGCGTTTCGGCTCCGGTGGCAAAATTCCGCGCATCTTCCGCTTCGACCCGACGCACCGTTGGCTTGTCGCCTGCAACCAGAGCGCCCCCGGCACGATCGCGGTCTTCGCGCACGACCCTGCAACGGGCAAGGTCGATCCCACGCCGCGCATCCTCGCGGCCAATACGCCGATGGACATCTGCTGGATCTAA
- a CDS encoding NAD(P)-dependent alcohol dehydrogenase, translating to MIQTHGYAAPNPTTNPQPFDFEHRDLRPNDVHIEIEFCGICHSDIHQARDEWGGSIYPMVPGHEIVGTVKAVGASVTKYKVGDKAAVGCMVDSCRECASCKDGDEQYCTNGGMTPTYNGKGRDGAPTFGGYATDIVVDENYVLSVPEGLDLAGAAPLLCAGITTYSPLKHWKAGPGKKIGIVGLGGLGHMGLKFSHAFGAETVLFTTSANKIEDGKKLGADAVVLTKEENWHAPHAGTFDFILDCVSAEHDINPYLNLLKRDAVYCTVGLPEDPFQVAGFSIIGRRYMTGSMIGGIAETQEMLNFCAEKGIVSDIEMTSFEKLEEAWTRVVKADVKYRFVLDCKELKK from the coding sequence ATGATTCAGACACACGGTTACGCTGCGCCCAATCCGACGACCAATCCTCAGCCCTTCGATTTTGAGCATCGTGACCTGCGTCCGAACGATGTACACATCGAGATCGAGTTCTGTGGCATCTGCCACTCGGACATTCACCAGGCCCGCGATGAGTGGGGTGGTTCGATCTATCCGATGGTTCCGGGCCACGAGATCGTCGGCACGGTGAAGGCCGTAGGCGCCAGCGTCACGAAGTACAAGGTGGGCGACAAGGCCGCGGTCGGCTGCATGGTGGACTCCTGTCGTGAGTGCGCAAGCTGTAAGGATGGCGACGAGCAGTACTGCACCAACGGCGGCATGACGCCGACCTATAACGGCAAGGGCCGCGACGGCGCGCCGACCTTCGGCGGCTATGCGACCGACATCGTCGTCGATGAAAACTATGTGCTGAGCGTGCCGGAAGGTCTCGACCTGGCAGGTGCGGCTCCGCTGCTCTGCGCGGGCATCACCACGTACTCGCCGCTGAAGCACTGGAAGGCTGGCCCGGGCAAGAAGATCGGCATCGTCGGTCTCGGTGGCCTTGGCCACATGGGCCTCAAGTTCTCGCACGCATTCGGTGCAGAGACGGTGCTCTTCACCACGTCGGCCAACAAGATTGAAGATGGCAAGAAGCTCGGCGCGGATGCTGTCGTGCTGACGAAGGAAGAGAACTGGCATGCACCGCACGCCGGTACGTTCGACTTCATCCTTGACTGCGTTTCGGCCGAGCATGACATCAACCCCTATCTCAACCTGCTGAAGCGCGACGCGGTGTACTGCACGGTCGGCTTGCCGGAAGACCCGTTCCAGGTGGCGGGCTTCTCGATCATCGGCCGTCGCTACATGACGGGCTCGATGATCGGCGGCATCGCCGAGACGCAGGAGATGCTGAACTTCTGCGCAGAGAAGGGCATCGTTTCGGACATCGAGATGACGAGCTTCGAAAAGCTGGAAGAGGCTTGGACGCGCGTTGTAAAGGCCGATGTGAAGTACCGCTTCGTGCTCGACTGCAAGGAACTGAAGAAGTAG
- a CDS encoding DUF481 domain-containing protein, with protein MKRKTALLTAAIALVSAAMPLVAQSAPDVLTFTNGDKLTGKITKGTGGSVTFHTDMAGDQAVDLAKIKSASSTTNFVLIRKVKKTVARVRDLETVTGKIKITDGKLTITPDQGAPETVAAGDIAFIIDQPTFEKQVHQKTPLWKGWTGPLTAGFSSVQSTQTSITFTGAAALVRTMPSLPYIATRNRTLVNVSETYGKQTTPTIPPTTPATPDTIVKTNLFHADAERDQYLPERNLYMLGTLSYDHNYSSGLNLQQIYGGGIGWTPIKTAKQTLDLKGDVHFEMQQFIANSGEPDVHLFGSTFSEAWTYNLPKKMVFTESGNYIPGWTENSVYSANATAMLTLPVWKQLAASVSGTDSYISNPAQYYKPNTYTVTFGVTYTVK; from the coding sequence ATGAAGAGAAAAACAGCCCTCCTGACTGCTGCAATCGCTCTCGTCTCGGCTGCTATGCCGCTGGTCGCGCAGAGCGCGCCCGACGTCCTCACCTTCACCAACGGTGACAAGCTGACCGGCAAGATCACCAAGGGCACAGGCGGCTCAGTAACCTTCCACACCGACATGGCGGGCGACCAGGCGGTCGATCTCGCCAAGATCAAATCCGCGAGCTCGACGACGAACTTCGTGCTCATTCGCAAGGTGAAGAAGACGGTGGCGCGCGTGCGCGACCTGGAGACGGTGACCGGCAAGATCAAGATCACCGACGGCAAGCTGACGATCACGCCGGACCAGGGCGCTCCCGAGACGGTGGCCGCAGGCGATATCGCCTTCATCATCGACCAGCCCACGTTTGAGAAGCAGGTGCACCAGAAGACGCCGCTGTGGAAGGGCTGGACCGGCCCGCTGACCGCCGGCTTCAGTTCGGTGCAGTCCACGCAGACCTCGATTACCTTCACCGGTGCAGCTGCACTGGTGCGCACCATGCCTTCGCTGCCGTACATCGCCACGCGCAACCGCACGCTGGTGAACGTGAGCGAGACCTACGGCAAGCAGACGACGCCGACGATTCCGCCGACAACTCCTGCGACGCCTGACACGATCGTGAAGACGAACCTCTTCCACGCCGACGCGGAGCGCGACCAGTATTTGCCGGAGCGCAACCTGTACATGCTGGGCACGCTGTCGTACGACCACAACTACTCCTCCGGCCTGAACCTGCAGCAGATCTACGGCGGCGGTATCGGCTGGACGCCGATCAAGACAGCCAAGCAGACGCTGGACCTGAAGGGCGATGTGCACTTCGAGATGCAGCAGTTCATCGCGAACTCGGGCGAGCCCGACGTGCATCTCTTCGGCTCGACCTTCTCGGAAGCCTGGACCTACAACCTGCCGAAGAAGATGGTTTTCACGGAGTCGGGGAACTATATTCCAGGCTGGACCGAAAACAGCGTGTACTCGGCGAACGCGACGGCGATGCTGACATTGCCTGTGTGGAAGCAGCTTGCCGCGTCGGTTTCGGGCACGGACAGCTACATCAGCAATCCGGCGCAGTACTACAAGCCGAACACCTATACGGTGACCTTCGGCGTGACATATACGGTCAAGTAG